From the Erpetoichthys calabaricus chromosome 12, fErpCal1.3, whole genome shotgun sequence genome, the window AGATAACGTCacccgatcctgaaaatccttccaatgcagctgcgaaaatggcagactctacacaacgAGCCCCCACCCCTGAATtaggttcttgccattggcttccttcatctgttatgcagcgtaagccgtcaCTAAACAAAGCTGAGTTATTAAATGCTgcatcactaagggaggggtatcgcctttttatatctatatagattcgggttatgtaacacgccacaattacaaaagaactcattcccaggaaGCTAATGCCTCCTGATGGATACAGTGGGCAAATCCTAAAATTTATCCATTAAGGATGCAAATACAGTATGCATCAAAACAGACCAACCAAGCCCAGCGTTGTCTATTAACCACATTCAGTGATgagtattcatccatttattgTATGGAGGTTGACTCATGTGAAAAACTGAGTCATGTCACTACAACAACAAATAAGCCATCTTGTTGAAGATCTACGGTATATAtactgtggaaagcatacccccggacacagacagacagacaccagaatgtccaaaacacacttctttatttctcctgagcaccacaatgccttcctccaacaactctcttcctttctcttcttctgacctccactcccctcctcacaagctccgtctccttcctcccaactctgactcgtccactggagggaggtggccccttttataatgacccagatgagctccaggtgctccacctgacgacacttcctggtgtggtcggaagtgtcaggagagcacctggaagcactccgggtgcccctgggatttcttccggcagcacttcctggtgtggcagaagtgctgccatccaggatttCATAaccgtccgggcgccccctggtggtggccatgtccTCCCATAGGGATGAGCAACCCAGCTCCATTCCAGTGGCCCACAGGCAGAcccgggcagctgccctctcgtggcccaggggaggtatcgtccATCTTGGGGACCATCCAGGCTGGGTAGGATCCCCAGCCATCTgggacaataaatatatatatatatatatatatatatatatatatatatatatacacagtatatacatatatatacagtatatacatatatagtcaaagtaaaaagtatgtgaaccctttgaaaTGATCTGGTTTACTGcgtgaattggtcataaaaagtgatgtgTATATCaggacctgtgacttagatgaagatcacaatgagcttaagccaatgacacacaaacaattctactctttcatgtctttattttacaaatgtatttaatgttcacagtggtagtggaaaaagtaagtgaaccttgggatttaataactggttgaccctcctttggcagcaatgacctcaaccaggcgcttcctgtaactacagatcagacctgcacatggTGTGgggggaatttgagcccattcttccatgcagaactgccttaactcttccatattctttggttgtcttctgtgtatggctctctccaagtcattccacagcatttTAACAGgactgagatctgggctctgactgggccactccaaaaggccgagtttgttcttctgaagctattgtgctgtggatttgctgtgatgtttggggtcattgtcctgttgcatcgcccagcctcttctgagcttaagttgacagacagacaccctcacattatcctggagaatttgttgataaacttgagaattcattttcccctcaatgatggcaagctgtccaggccctgacaCAGCAAAataggcccaaatcatgatgttccctccaccatactttactgtagggatgatgttttgatgttgatatgcagtgccctttttacgtcaaatgaagttctgcttgttccttccaaatagttcaattttggttccatcactccacaaaacattttcccagtaccgttgtggagtgtccaaggcgttcagcaatgttcttttttgatagcagtaacttccttcttggtgtcctgccatggactcctttcttgttcaatgttctgtgtatagttgactcatgaacagagatgttagccagttctaatgacttctttaagtcctttgctgtcactctggggttcttcttcacctcaATGCTGATTTGAAATTGTGCTCgaggtcatcttggcagggcgcccacttctaggcagagtagccacaaaaccaaattgtctccatttatgaCAACTCACCTAACAGCAGACTGATGAATATttcaaatctttgagatgactttgtaaccctttccagccttatgtagatgaacaattctcaatcgtagctcttcagacagctcttttgtgtgaggtgtgattcccatctggatatgcttcttgtcaaaaactcaaactcaaactttatagtgtttgttATCAATCAAAATAATTCTGGGCCACATctctgaactcgtttcattaaatggactccaggtgtgctaaattcggactgcaatgagctttttaaaaagtcattagcttggggttcacttactttttccaaccttcagtttcacagtttgaatgatttattcaatatggtcaaaaattctctgaaaatctgtgtatctttagttataggagactgtgttttttcattatggtgactgacatgaagatacgaccaggtttgatatgggaattagacataaatatagagaattcctaggggttcacatactttttactttgactgtacataacacaaataaaataattctgaataacactgtatatacttaaatgtgcatacacacactaGCATAcaatcatacaaacacacacacaatgctgtcGCTGTCTATACctggtgtgtttgttttttgttagtgttgttttatttttaattgctctGTGGAGATAGGCAAGTAAGAAAGATATTTCATGCAGTAGCCGGGACACCACACTGGACTCGAtcgactctttttctctctcattctctatGAACTTTTCTTTCGTGTATtcctgctcaggtccacaaaacgttttaccggtgctcttagaaaagagagaaTCAACAATATcgtaaatgtctgctattgcacaatgagagcagcaacaagccgtggaattaaagaacgggtttaattaacaacaagaatcgactGCTAATTAAGccactggttggagtgaaattggttggagtttgaggccctgacttagttggtcttctgttggctctctcacttcacatttcatttctgtttaaggaaagaaacaaagcaattcagaggaatgataaagaaattcaagggaacaaatctgaaaaaacaagtcaattaaaattaaaggaaaaggagttaattagcaacaaaaactggtcaccaattaagaaaagggttagaatgaaaacctacagccattgtggccttccaggaccggagtttgagaccgcTGGTTTAGACAATTTACTATGACTATGACTATAAACAACCTGAAATGGTACAAAATAAACCATTACGGCACTTCATATGTtgtcaataaaaataattctagGAGGAACATCTGTTATGTATCTTTTGAAATCCATTGAACGGCTATGACTTTCAAAAGGGTTGAATATTTTTGCAAGGCACCACATACAAGAGTAAAAGGACCGGTCACAGTTGTATGTGAACCAAGGCTGGTGTCAATATTCCACAAAACACAACAAGGCAAAGCCCCAGGTGGTAAGATCTAAGATGATTCCTAGGAATGTAATCTGTTTTGGTATAGGATGACTCTGCTGCCTCTAGTTAACGAATCTTTCAGAAGAAACCAACGTACacttattgttgaatttgtgaaattgtattttattgaatcCAAAAGGTATGAGAAAAAGCTCACCCTTCACAACAAGAGCAACAAACATAATGCCAATTGTCCAGCTAAATCCAGCTAACCATTTGCTACCTTCAGTCCCGATTTCTGCAAACACTGTTCTTGATTCCTGATACAAAGGGAGAACATCTCACTTTAAGAATTTTAGAGTAATCTGTGTCCTCATACTAAATTATCCAAAAGTATTTGGCTGATTCTCACATAACATAGTGGTGATAGAGAGATGACTGGCACCTTTCTGATGATGATGCAAGCAATGGTATTTGTAAAAAGAAAGTAGGCTTAACAAATATATAGAGGGcagagtggtgtctctgaggctagggatttgcactgggaatcaaaaggtttctggttcaaatcccgtaaatgccaaaaaagtaactctactctgttgggcccttgagcaaggcccttaacctgcaattgctccgacctgggtatgacgttaatctccaacctgcagggaaaacttggaggttggtggcagaattggcactccggccaccataaaaaaactcacactgttccattccatctgaactagtgtggtgctgagatgtcacccaccACATGGCTGTACTTGGATCCTAATCTGggttcctgagttggtttgtcatgtggtgggtacagcaatgtgctgtatcagtgtgtgctcctaaacTCTCTCAACAAATATGACAGGCAAACAAAAAAGTACACTTGTGTGAATCTGCAAATATTCAGACTCACCCCTACTTTCCTCTTGCATGAATTCTCAGGTGGGACTTGAGGAGGGCCGATCGATTGAAGCTCTTCCCGCACACAGAGCACGGGTagggcttctcccctgtgtgaattcttcgATGTATTTTGAGGTGAGCCGACTGATTGAAtgttttgccacattcaggacagcagtatggcttctccccagtgtgaatcCTCTGGTGGATTTTAAGGTGAGATGATTGGTTAAAGACCTTCCCGCACTGATCGCAcccatatggcttctctccggtgtgaatccTCTCATGAATTTTAAGGTTAGTTAACTGACTGAAGGCTTTACCACACCGCATGCAACtgtacggcttctctcctgtgtgaatccgCTGGTGTGACTTCAGGTTTAAAGAATGATGGAATGTCTTCCCACACTGGGTACACATGAAGCGTTTCTCCCCCGAGTGAATTACCTGATAATCTGGTAAGTTAGGGTTCTGTGAAAAATGATTTCCAGAGTCTGTGCACTCATTGGTTTGATGATGAATGGCCCAACGTGGAATGTAATTCTCCTCTGAAGGCTCCTTATATACGCCCAGCTCTACTTGACCGTACTGCTCTTGGCCTGTGAATTTACTGCCCTCTGTGCTTTCCATTTGAACTCCTTCACAGTGGTGAGAAACCGAGACACTCCCAGCCGATGCCTCTTCCATAGGTACTTCAACTTTCACACACAAGTAGTTTTCAGTCTCGGTGAGCTCCTCTTTGACTTGGAGGGATTCACAATTCCTGACCTGGTCCTGAATGTGAAACGAGCTCAACACAGTGCTGTTTCTAAGCAAATGAGAAATGTCTGCTTTGGCCTCCTCAGCTTCATGGTGGCTGGAGCTCTGCTCAGAGACACCTTTGCAAAATGATGGGTCCGGTGTTTTCCGAACAGTTGCACGCAAGTCCCCAGTAAAAGGCTGCTCTTCCATGGGCAAAGTTTTTCTAGTAACGAGGGACATCGCCTCCTCTGTATCTGTGTGGGgcgaaaaaaattaaaaaaaaaaaaaaaaatgaaattatttatttgttataccTATTATCATCAAACCCTTTTATTTGAAATCTAAGCTCTTCAAACTTCCCAATTACTTACTACATATTTAACTGTTGCTCAGAATTTAACATGAGCTAAAGCATCTGGCTAACATAACTCCTGAAGTAAACACAGAAGTGGTTGATTCAAAGAGCTTCTCGGGTTGCCTTTAAAGCTGTAAGCTGCTTTCTGAACACGTGGTTTGTACATATTATGAATTAAATAATTCCATTAATGTGCCATTTTGTTGCATTCACCAATTTTTCTGATTTCCTCTCATATAATAATAAGTACACATATGCAGTACACCtataatctctatctatctctgtagatatatctagcatgtcatttaaagctcatattacaaagttgtccaaaacatgtttcttccatcttaaaaatgttgggaaatgaaggcgctttctaaataaacaggattctgagaaattaattcatgcatttatttgtagtaggattgactactgcaatgtggtgttcactggatgttcaaattgttttttatacagccaccagttaatccaaaatgctgctgcaagaattattacaagaacaagaaaatacgaacacataactccagttcttaaatccttacactggctcccagttaagtttagggcagatttcaaaatcctccttttaacacataaagcattaaatggccgaggttctggcttacttgtctgaacttatcatgacttacaaaccagagcgcacattaagatctcaagatgtctgtctgcttatgattccaagaattaaaaaaataacagtgggaggtcaaggttttagttatagggcccctaaactgtggaatggtctgcctgctactataagagatgaccATTTGGTCTCAGCtgtcaaatcccggctgaagactcactacttcagtttagcacaccctgactagagctgctgattaactgtacagactgcatctctgttgttggtcattagcactaaagttataatttgttactaaccctcacctattctgtttttcttctcggcattcaaatgtggcacttggccGGCCAAGTTgatttgcctgcctaagataaagtcatctttgatgggaggattgcaggaatcatggggtagaggggtccttttatcggattggctgtctcagctgtggtaTGGCCAACTTGGGgaacagcttgatggctgaggtctccaggactcttaacaattccaaatcatattatgtggtatcatctactgttaaattctactccgtacttgtaatatttttatttttacactgtattgaggatgtgttctgttctgtgtattgtattgaccccctttttttgacacccactgcacgcccaacataATTGGAcagggatctctctttgaactgcctttcccaaggtttcttccattttttccctactagggtttttttgggagtttttccttgtcttttaagagagtcgaggctgggggtgGGTggaggctgtcaaaaggcagggcctgttaaagcccattcaggcacttcttgtgtgattttgggatctacagaaataaattgtactgtatagatagatagatagatagatagatagatagatagatagatagatagatagatagatagatagatagatagattaaaaaaaaaaatatataaatcatttagcagacgctcttatccagagcgacttacaacagtgtttgttagtttttttttccgcataccccttggggtcagagcgcagggtcagccattgtacagtgccccctggagcaattacaggttaagggccttgctcaagggcccagcagagtaggatctcttttggcactgacgggaattcgaactggcaaccttcgggataccagcgcagatccttagcctcagagccaccactcagatagatagatagatagatagtcagctgggaggcagctaaagggcttgagtgaaggcagttctgaggcatgccaggatgtggcagagtgcactgactctttttcccCCCTATCCTGTAGACCAtacacgggagattccacctggctctcttgacgtcactcccgggaccaagccaatggaaggagaccttaccggctccggcccctgtgatgtcatgtccgggttCAAACCAATGGTTGaagaacatgggcctgatccttatgacctcacttcctgtcttcccctttaaaaacctgccccttttccctattccctcagtcttgttttggactctgttgtgagcACATTAGTGCtatatttcaaaagaaagcaactttgcagccaggagaacaaattatacggatggctgccccaaacctttatgtgattatgtctcatttttttgacaatagatagatctataaaatctaatgtctgtctgtctgtccgttttcacaagagaactacttaacggatcgagatcttttttttttttctaggatttgcttgaacattccggttgatttttgcgacttctctcattgcgctaagtatcatagttcgcttgctggagtgatatatttgcactaatctgggacagaggctgtgggccgagaggagggggaggcaggacctcaggagtatgGAGCCAggtggggtcctcctcactcacacgccagcctccaagtcactctacctctcgccatgtgttggattgcaccttgcctctgcttagcaaACAACAcccgtttgttcaacagacattatcatctagagattgttaaggagtaacgtacccgtgatctctctctcaaaaacgtgtgttttagaaggtacctactcattggcagagatatcacagccatgtgcttttctccccaagCGGGAGGCGCTCTCCCGTcaaagctgaacacgatcagatacagtgccaacgtctactgatttttaaagtttgtcctgtttcgctactatgtgggtgcagccaTGGGGCACAGCTAGGGTGTTATATGTTGGATTTGTGCAAACCCCCAACCACCTACTATTTCAGAAGCCCATCTTAATATTCTGGCTTGGAGCCAGAGTTGTTCCTCAGGAATAAACTGTTAAATAAAGAGTTTTCAGATATTTACAGGATCACTAGCATGTGTGACAGTCAATCGTATGAACAAACAATGCACCATAAGAAactgtgtgcgtgtctgtgtctgtatgtatacATCCAGCAAATGTGTGAAATTCACAGAGGAtattaaaattggaggaatggaaAACGTTGAGAAGGcagaaaataattcagaaagaTCTTGACACACTTCAGAACTTGATGAACACTTGCAAAACGCAGtttaaaagtgccaagtgctacatgtgtgcaaaaaaaaaaaaaaaaaacccataaattacaactgcaagatgggagacactgtcctaaatAAAGGAACCTCTCAAAAGGATCTTGGGGTTCATGTTGAGACCACCTTTACATCATGCATTGGGTGGGGGtccatttgt encodes:
- the LOC114662990 gene encoding zinc finger protein 37-like, whose amino-acid sequence is MECRFSGGVFQEQLASLKAAVDSALSEFTTSVDSRIAEFLQELSEKEKEIESLTLQLHISRSEVRSMRKYLRLADWNLPRCSPGTHPMSGRTQLFSAPEKGKTIAARSARTPGSGAVRHVPPTASNETGQGRCYAPSTTTDPPASGRVKGLTEPREAPRENRGTKSWCHAQNTGTRDCGTTVFDTEEAMSLVTRKTLPMEEQPFTGDLRATVRKTPDPSFCKGVSEQSSSHHEAEEAKADISHLLRNSTVLSSFHIQDQVRNCESLQVKEELTETENYLCVKVEVPMEEASAGSVSVSHHCEGVQMESTEGSKFTGQEQYGQVELGVYKEPSEENYIPRWAIHHQTNECTDSGNHFSQNPNLPDYQVIHSGEKRFMCTQCGKTFHHSLNLKSHQRIHTGEKPYSCMRCGKAFSQLTNLKIHERIHTGEKPYGCDQCGKVFNQSSHLKIHQRIHTGEKPYCCPECGKTFNQSAHLKIHRRIHTGEKPYPCSVCGKSFNRSALLKSHLRIHARGK